Genomic segment of Microaerobacter geothermalis:
ATCGTTGTAAGGATAGGGGATCGAGTGTACGACGGGAGCATTGCAGGGAAGCTGAAGCGATTCAAGCAACAACTGCAGAACTCCTAATAAAGGCAGATAGGGGTGAAAATGGATGACCATCAAACCTGATGAGATTAGTTCGATTATTAAGCAACAAATTGAAAAATATAAATCAGTGGTTGAAGTTGTTGACGTAGGGACCGTTATTCAGGTTGGGGACGGAATTGCCCGTGTCCATGGATTGGAAAATGTAATGGCAGGGGAATTGCTCGAATTCTCTAATGGAGTAATGGGGATGGCCCAGAACCTTGAAGAGGATAACGTAGGGGTTATCATCATGGGACCCTACACAGAAATCCGAGAAGGGGATCAGGTGAAACGTACAGGACGGATCATGGAAGTTCCTGTCGGAGAAGCTCTCCTTGGCCGCGTTGTAAACCCATTGGGACAACCGGTGGATGGCTTGGGCCCAATTGAAACCAGCGAGTTCCGTCCTGTTGAAAACAGAGCACCTGGGGTTATTGACCGGAAATCCGTACATGAGCCGCTGCAAACCGGAATTAAAGCGATTGACTCCATGATTCCCATTGGTAGAGGCCAGCGGGAATTGATCATTGGGGACCGCCAAACCGGTAAAACTGCGGTGGCCATAGATACCATTATTAATCAAAAGGGTCAAGATGTGATTTGTATCTATGTGGCCATTGGACAAAAGCAATCCACCGTGGCCGGGGTAGTAGAAACCCTGAAAAAATTTGGAGCCATGGAATATACCATCGTCGTTACCGCCAGTGCCTCTGAGCCTGCGCCGCTGCTCTATCTGGCACCTTACTCCGGTGTAGCGATGGGCGAATATTTCATGTATAAAGGAAAGCACGTCCTTTGCATCTACGATGACTTATCTAAGCAAGCCGCTGCTTATCGTGAGCTTTCCTTGCTCCTTCGCCGTCCACCAGGACGTGAGGCATACCCAGGGGATGTCTTCTATCTGCACTCCCGCTTATTAGAGCGTGCAGCCAAGCTGAATGACGATCTCGGCGGCGGATCCTTAACTGCACTGCCATTTATCGAAACCCAGGCAGGGGACGTATCCGCCTATATTCCAACGAACGTGATTTCCATCACCGACGGACAGATCTTCCTGGAATCTGACCTATTCTATGCCGGTATTCGCCCGGCCGTGAACGCAGGGATTTCCGTATCCCGTGTAGGAGGGTCAGCCCAGATCAAAGCCATGAAGAAGGTTGCAGGAACCTTGAGGCTAGACCTGGCCCAGTACCGTGAACTTCAGGCCTTTGCCCAATTTGGTTCTGACCTGGATAAAGCGACCCAAGCTCGCTTGGCCCGTGGGGAACGTACCGTGGAAATCCTGAAGCAGGATCAATACCAGCCAATGCCGGTTGAAAAGCAGGTAATCAGTCTCTATGCCGTTACCAAGGGATTTGTGGACGACATTCCTGTAGCAGACGTTCGCCGCTTTGAAAAAGAGCTTCTTTCATATATTGAGCATAACCGGAAAGAACTCCTTGACCATATTAAAAACACAAAAGAGCTGCCGGACGAAAAAGAGCTAAATGCAGCCATCGAAGAATTTAAAAAGGGATTTGCCGTCTCGCAGTAAAAATTCCATAGACATGAGAGGCGAAAAACCTCGAAGGAAATAGATGAACGAACCCTTGACTTGTTAGGAAAAGGTGGTGAAGCAGAGTGCAAGGAACCCGTGAGATAAAACGGCGGATAAAAAGCGTCCAAAATACCCGTCAAATTACCAAGGCCATGGAAATGGTGGCAGCCGCCAAATTGCGCAGGTCCCAAGAGAGGGCTGAACAATCCAGGCCCTATGCAGAGAAAATGCGGGAAGTGATTGCAAGCATTGCCGCAGGAAGCAAAGGCATGAAACATCCGATGCTGATATCCCGGGAAGTGAAAAAGACGGGATATCTGGTCATCACTTCTGACCGGGGATTGGCGGGAGGATTTAACGGGAATATCCTGAGAAAAGTGGTAAGTACCATCCGTGAACGCCACAAATCCCAGGATGAATATGCCATCTTTGTCGTTGGGCGCAAAGGACGGGATTTCTTCAAACGCAGGAACTATCCATTAATTGGAGAAGTGATTGGTTTGTCCGATTATCCCACCTACGCGGATATCAGCCAGTTGGCGTCAAAAGCCGTCGGTATGTACGCGGATGGAACCTTTGATGAATTGTATCTGGTTTACAACAAATTTGTTAGTGCCATTCAGCAAGTACCGACAGAACAAAAACTTCTGCCATTGGAACAAGTATCCGTTGAAGAAAAAACATTATCCTATGAATATGAGCCTTCTTCCGAAGAAGTTTTGGCGGAACTTTTGCCAAAATATGCGGAAACCTTAATCTTTAGCGCGTTGTTGGATTCCAAGGCGAGTGAACAGGGAGCACGGATGACGGCAATGGGTAGCGCAACCGATAATGCAACAGAAATGATCAGCAAGTACACCCTGATGTATAACCGTGCACGTCAAGCTTCCATTACCCAGGAGATTTCTGAAATCGTGGGAGGAGCCAACGCCTTAAGTTAAATGAGATAGGAGGGAAAACGATGAGCAAAGGACGCGTTGTTCAGGTTATGGGTCCCGTTGTAGATATCGCCTTTGAACAGGGACATTTACCTGAGATTTACAATGCCATTAAGATAGATTACAAGGCTCAAGGTGCAGGAGAAGTAGATATTAACCTCACCGTTGAAGCCGCTGTACATCTGGGAGATAACGTGGTACGCTGTGTATCCATGGCTTCTACCGACGGCTTGAAGCGCGGTATGGAAGCAGTAGACACAGGAAAACCGATCTCTGTACCCGTAGGTCCTGAAGTGTTGGGACGACTCTTTAACGTATTGGGAGAAACCATCGATTTGAAGGGAGACGTTCAGGTAAAGGAACGTCATCCAATCCACCGTCCGGCTCCCAAATATGAAGAATTATCCACAACGGAAGAAATTTTGGAAACTGGAATTAAAGTGGTTGACTTGCTTGCAC
This window contains:
- the atpA gene encoding F0F1 ATP synthase subunit alpha, with the translated sequence MTIKPDEISSIIKQQIEKYKSVVEVVDVGTVIQVGDGIARVHGLENVMAGELLEFSNGVMGMAQNLEEDNVGVIIMGPYTEIREGDQVKRTGRIMEVPVGEALLGRVVNPLGQPVDGLGPIETSEFRPVENRAPGVIDRKSVHEPLQTGIKAIDSMIPIGRGQRELIIGDRQTGKTAVAIDTIINQKGQDVICIYVAIGQKQSTVAGVVETLKKFGAMEYTIVVTASASEPAPLLYLAPYSGVAMGEYFMYKGKHVLCIYDDLSKQAAAYRELSLLLRRPPGREAYPGDVFYLHSRLLERAAKLNDDLGGGSLTALPFIETQAGDVSAYIPTNVISITDGQIFLESDLFYAGIRPAVNAGISVSRVGGSAQIKAMKKVAGTLRLDLAQYRELQAFAQFGSDLDKATQARLARGERTVEILKQDQYQPMPVEKQVISLYAVTKGFVDDIPVADVRRFEKELLSYIEHNRKELLDHIKNTKELPDEKELNAAIEEFKKGFAVSQ
- the atpG gene encoding ATP synthase F1 subunit gamma gives rise to the protein MQGTREIKRRIKSVQNTRQITKAMEMVAAAKLRRSQERAEQSRPYAEKMREVIASIAAGSKGMKHPMLISREVKKTGYLVITSDRGLAGGFNGNILRKVVSTIRERHKSQDEYAIFVVGRKGRDFFKRRNYPLIGEVIGLSDYPTYADISQLASKAVGMYADGTFDELYLVYNKFVSAIQQVPTEQKLLPLEQVSVEEKTLSYEYEPSSEEVLAELLPKYAETLIFSALLDSKASEQGARMTAMGSATDNATEMISKYTLMYNRARQASITQEISEIVGGANALS